A region of the Nocardia asteroides genome:
CCTTCCTGCAGAACAACGGTGTTCGACGGCCGGCGCCGTTCTTGCCGATCGACGGCGCCGAAGCTGCGCCAACGCTAGAACCGGGGAACGCGACCGCCTACGCGGAACGGCTGGCTCTGGAGACCTCACGAATGCGTTTGTCGCGACTAGGGATTCGGCACAATGAAGCGCGGGAAGCGCAATTCCGGGAATTCGACGAGTAGGTCGAGACGCACAAGCGGTCAGCCCGAAAACGGTGAATTATCCAAATCACCAGACGGTTACGGTTCCGAAACGGCCGATGGGCTCATCATGGACGAAGCTTCACACCAGCCGTCGGTGGCCATCCGATGGCTAACCGCTTGGAGATCCCATGTCCGTCACCATGGTTCCCACCGCCCGCACCGCGGCTCGCGTCTTGCTGGGCGCGCTCGCGGTCACCGCCGCGCTGACCCACCTCCCGTACGCCTCGGCGGAGGGCTCGGGCTCCTCCGCCACCCCTTCGGCCCTGGGCCCGCTCGGCACGGCGCCGTCGCCTCCGCCGACGGTGCGCGGGCCCGTGACCGCCATCGTCGTGCTCGGCTACGGACTGCTGCCCGACGGCGGCATGCGCCCGGAGTTGGTCGACCGTCTGCACGCCGGCTACCTGCAGGCCCTGCTGGCGCCCTTCTCGCCGATCATCGTGACCGGCGGCAACGCGCGCAACGGCGTCACCGAGGCACGGGCCATGGCCGACTGGCTGATCGCCCGCGCCATCCCGGCCGCCCGGATCCATCTCGAACCGGAGGCGGGCACGACCGTGCAGAACGCCGCGCACTCGGCCACGATCATGCGCGCGATCGGCGCACGCGACGCCGTGGTGATCACCTCCGCCGACCACGTCGACCGGGCGGTGGACACCTTCCACGACGCCGGAGTGGACGTCGTCGGCACCGTCACTCCCGAGCAGATGCCTGTCCGGATCTGGCGGTTCGGCCCGCTCGCCTGACGCGGGCAGGCCGTGATCCCCCGTTTCGCAACACAGGAGCAATTATGAACGACACCGCGGTGAACGCGGCCGATCAAGCCAGATCCCTGGTCGACCATCGTTACCGTTCCACCCTGCGCTACGAGGTCGAACGGGAAAAGATTCGCGAATTCGCCCGAGCCGTCCAGGATTCGCATCCCGCGCATCGCAGCGAGGCCGCCGCTGCCGAGCTCGGATTTCCCGGACTCGTCGCGCCCGCGACGTTCAGTTCGATAATTCTCACCAGGGTGCAGCGCGAAATTCTGGACACGCTGATCACCGGCTACGATCCGACCCGGATTCTGCACGCGGACCAGGTTTTCGACTTCGGCAGGCCGCTGGTGGCAGGCGACCGCCTGACCTGTGACATCTATTTCGAATCGTTCCGGCACTTCGGCGACTACGACGTCCTCGCGATCAAGAGCGTGCTCATCGACCAGCACGGCGCCGTCGTGCAGACCGGCTCGAGCGCGCTGCTCGCACGCGTCGGCGCACGTCATCCGGGATTGGCCGACGCCGTGCGCAAAATCGCCATGGGACAGGGAGATCCGGGCACACCGCGACCGGCGCGAGGCAACGCCGTCGTTCCGGCCGCCGCCGACTATCTCTCGCCGACGCCCACGCGCCGGGAACCGCGGTCATGCGTCGATTTCGCAGGCCTCTCGGTGGGCTCCGAATTGCCCGTCCGCACCATGCGCCTGTCCCGTGGAGACCTGGTCAACTATGCCGGAGTGACCGGCGAAGCCAATCCCGTGCTGTTCGACGAGCGAATCGCCGTCGCCAGCGGCCTGCCGACCGTGGTCGCGCCGGGCATGCTGAAACTCGGCCTGGCCACCTCGTTCCTGAGTTCCTGGCTCGGCGACCCCGCGGCGATCACCCGTTTCCGCGCGCAGTTCGCGCACAACACGCACTATCTGCGCATACCACCGTTGGGAGCCGGGACGATCCACTTCCGCGGCCGGGTCACCTCGATCGATCCGCGCAGGCGACGGGCCACCCTCGCGGTCGACGCGCGCGCCGACGGGCGCAAGCTGTTCGGCTACGCCGCCGCCGAAGTGCTCTTCGCGTGAGCGGTCGCGGTCACGCGCCGATCAGGCAGCGGTGCCGGATCGCGCATCAGCTCGATCGGGGGCGCCCGCCCGACGACGCGACAGGCCGGTGAGCAGCGCCAGGCGGCGATGGGACGCCAGCCGGGCAGCGCGATCGTAAGTACTGGTGTGTACGAGGATTTCGTCGGCGCCGGTCCTGCTCACCAACTGTTCCAGTTGGTCGGCGACCGAGTCTTCGGTGCCGTACAGATGGCCGCGCAGCCCGTCCTCGAAGAGGCAGCGTTCGCGATCGGTCATGGTGCGTGCCTCGATCTCCGAGGGCGGTGTCAGAGGCGGGAACTCACCGCGGGTGCGCGCGTACGCGGCCGACCACGCCTCCGGCAGCAACAACCGACGCGCCTGCGCGGTGGTGTCGGCGATGACGATCGATCCGGAGACCATCACGTACGGTCGCGCGCCCGGTAAGGCGGGGCGGAACTCGGCGCGATAGCGCTCGATGGCCTCGACCATGTGATCTTCGCCGCCGACCGCGGCGATCACCAGCGGCAACCCGAATCGCGCCGCGCGCTCGGCGCCGGACCCGGTCGCCAGCAGGAAGGCCGGGACCCGCAGCCCCTCGGCGGGCCAGGCGTGCACGCCCTGCCTGCCCTCGGTGAAATACGCCAGCAGTTCGGCCAGCCGGGTGTCGAAGTCTTCCGCGTCACCCTTGTCGTGCCCGAGCGCACGCCGCACGCCGTCGGTGAACCCGACCGAGCGGCCCAAGCCCATGTCGATGCGCCCCGGATAGAGCGATTCGAGCACGCCGAACTGTTCGGCAACCACCAGTGGCTGATGGTTGGGCAGCATCACCCCGCCGGTGCCGATCCGGATACGGGAGGTCGCGGCCGCGGCAGCGGCCGCGAGCACGGTCGGCGCCGAACCTGCCACGCCCGGCACGCTGTGGTGCTCGGAGACCCAGAATCGGTGATAACCCCACTCCTCGGCGAGCCGCGCGAAGTCGACGGTCTCGCGTAGCGCGTCCGGATGGCTCTGGCCGCGCCGGACGCGCGAGCGATCGAGAACGGAGAACCGGACGGAGGACAGCACCGAGGTCATATCGATGTCAACGCGGGCGCGCCGCGCTGATTCCGCCCCCGGCTCAGGAGGTGCCCGCCACTCCGAGCGCCTGCGCCAGCACCTGCCACGCCTTCGGCAATTGCGCCTGGAAATCCGGCCAGGTGTGCATGCCCTCGGCGGTGTACTCCACGGTGGCGGGGATGTTCAGCTCGGACAGGCGGGCGGCGAACCGTTCGGTGCACGAACGGGCGCCCGCCTCCAGCGCGGCGCCGCCGCCC
Encoded here:
- a CDS encoding YdcF family protein, coding for MSVTMVPTARTAARVLLGALAVTAALTHLPYASAEGSGSSATPSALGPLGTAPSPPPTVRGPVTAIVVLGYGLLPDGGMRPELVDRLHAGYLQALLAPFSPIIVTGGNARNGVTEARAMADWLIARAIPAARIHLEPEAGTTVQNAAHSATIMRAIGARDAVVITSADHVDRAVDTFHDAGVDVVGTVTPEQMPVRIWRFGPLA
- a CDS encoding MaoC family dehydratase N-terminal domain-containing protein gives rise to the protein MNDTAVNAADQARSLVDHRYRSTLRYEVEREKIREFARAVQDSHPAHRSEAAAAELGFPGLVAPATFSSIILTRVQREILDTLITGYDPTRILHADQVFDFGRPLVAGDRLTCDIYFESFRHFGDYDVLAIKSVLIDQHGAVVQTGSSALLARVGARHPGLADAVRKIAMGQGDPGTPRPARGNAVVPAAADYLSPTPTRREPRSCVDFAGLSVGSELPVRTMRLSRGDLVNYAGVTGEANPVLFDERIAVASGLPTVVAPGMLKLGLATSFLSSWLGDPAAITRFRAQFAHNTHYLRIPPLGAGTIHFRGRVTSIDPRRRRATLAVDARADGRKLFGYAAAEVLFA
- a CDS encoding LLM class flavin-dependent oxidoreductase, yielding MTSVLSSVRFSVLDRSRVRRGQSHPDALRETVDFARLAEEWGYHRFWVSEHHSVPGVAGSAPTVLAAAAAAATSRIRIGTGGVMLPNHQPLVVAEQFGVLESLYPGRIDMGLGRSVGFTDGVRRALGHDKGDAEDFDTRLAELLAYFTEGRQGVHAWPAEGLRVPAFLLATGSGAERAARFGLPLVIAAVGGEDHMVEAIERYRAEFRPALPGARPYVMVSGSIVIADTTAQARRLLLPEAWSAAYARTRGEFPPLTPPSEIEARTMTDRERCLFEDGLRGHLYGTEDSVADQLEQLVSRTGADEILVHTSTYDRAARLASHRRLALLTGLSRRRAGAPDRADARSGTAA